The following are encoded in a window of Bradyrhizobium sp. WBOS07 genomic DNA:
- a CDS encoding bifunctional helix-turn-helix transcriptional regulator/GNAT family N-acetyltransferase, whose translation MLDPISRVRRFNRAVTSAVGALDTSFLGRGRPLGAARVLNAIGHGRTDVAEIRDYLGLDSGLMSRLLRSLEDEGLVETEAHEDDARRRVATLTRSGRREFAAYEALSNAQAEGFLAQHSQREALLAAMDLVASTLTRERIALDEMDPRSEEARHCLGEYYAELGRRFKHGFDVSQSRDPDAKDMRRPRGTFIVAMSDTLPIGCVGLKGTDHGYAEIKRLWVAPAARGLRLGRRLMEAVEDAARELGIALLRLDTNSALPEAGQLYRSTGWREIPRFNDDPYPDLFFEKRL comes from the coding sequence ATGCTAGACCCGATCTCGCGCGTTCGCCGCTTCAACCGCGCCGTCACCTCGGCGGTCGGCGCGCTCGACACCTCCTTCCTGGGCCGCGGCCGGCCGCTCGGCGCGGCGCGCGTGCTCAACGCGATCGGGCATGGGCGTACGGACGTGGCCGAGATCCGCGACTATCTCGGTCTCGATTCCGGATTGATGAGCCGCCTGCTGCGCAGCCTCGAGGACGAAGGGCTGGTCGAGACCGAAGCTCATGAGGACGATGCGCGGCGGCGCGTCGCGACCTTGACCCGCTCGGGCCGGCGCGAGTTCGCGGCCTATGAGGCGCTGTCGAACGCGCAGGCCGAAGGTTTCCTGGCGCAGCATTCGCAACGCGAGGCGCTGCTGGCGGCGATGGACCTCGTCGCCTCCACCCTGACGCGCGAGCGCATCGCGCTGGACGAGATGGATCCGCGATCCGAGGAAGCTCGCCACTGCCTCGGCGAGTATTATGCCGAGCTCGGCCGCCGCTTCAAACACGGCTTTGACGTCTCGCAGTCGCGCGACCCCGACGCCAAGGACATGCGCCGACCGCGTGGCACCTTCATCGTCGCGATGTCGGACACGCTGCCGATCGGCTGCGTGGGCCTGAAGGGAACCGATCACGGCTATGCCGAGATCAAGCGGCTGTGGGTCGCGCCCGCCGCACGCGGATTGCGGCTCGGCCGGCGGCTGATGGAGGCGGTCGAGGATGCCGCGCGCGAGCTCGGCATCGCGTTGCTGCGGCTCGACACCAATAGCGCGCTGCCCGAGGCCGGCCAGCTCTATCGCAGCACGGGCTGGCGCGAGATCCCCCGCTTCAACGACGATCCCTATCCCGACCTGTTCTTCGAAAAGCGGCTCTGA
- a CDS encoding ester cyclase: MTRDDLAETYRAYIACLNRQDWPSLGRFVHDDVVHNGRPLGLSGYRAMLERDFREIPDLRFDIALLMSDPPRIAARLQFDCTPVGTFLGLAVNGRRVSFCENVFYEFGNDRIQQVWSVIDKAAIEAQL, encoded by the coding sequence ATGACACGAGACGACCTCGCCGAGACTTACCGGGCCTATATCGCCTGCCTGAACCGGCAGGACTGGCCCTCGCTCGGCCGGTTCGTGCATGACGATGTCGTTCACAACGGCCGGCCGCTCGGCCTGTCCGGCTATCGCGCGATGCTGGAGCGGGACTTTCGCGAGATTCCGGATTTGCGTTTTGACATCGCGCTGCTGATGTCGGACCCGCCGAGGATCGCGGCGCGGCTGCAGTTCGACTGCACACCGGTCGGGACGTTCCTGGGACTTGCCGTCAATGGCCGGCGCGTCTCTTTCTGCGAGAATGTGTTCTACGAATTCGGCAATGACCGGATCCAGCAGGTCTGGTCGGTGATCGACAAGGCCGCGATCGAGGCGCAGCTCTGA
- a CDS encoding MFS transporter, with protein sequence MTQSPYRWVIVAAGGLLGCVAIGGMFSLPVFLQPIAKDTGWSVTGISSAMTIGFLAMAFTSMAWGTLSDRFGPLPVVLTGSTVLTLSLFAASQATSLLVFQIVFGLLTGAACAAIFAPMMAAVTGWFDTNRSLAVSLVSAGMGMAPMTMSPFAAWLISGHDWRTSMQIVALVVGAIMIPVSFLVRRPPALAQGPAAPAGEAAGQNEMSVGEALRSPQFMVLLATNFFCCATHSGPIIHTVSYAVSCGIPLIAAVTIYSIEGFAGLGGRIAFGLMGDRFGAKRVLVSGLLLQAFGALAYVFANQLTTFYAVGAIFGFIYAGTMPLYAVLIRENFPLRMMGTVIGGTAMAGSLGMATGPLAGGLIYDAFSSYAWLYIASWAMGLGAFLMAMTFRPFAKPQGQAAPAAA encoded by the coding sequence ATGACCCAATCCCCCTATCGCTGGGTGATCGTCGCGGCCGGCGGCCTGCTCGGCTGCGTCGCGATCGGCGGCATGTTTTCGCTGCCGGTGTTCCTGCAGCCGATCGCCAAGGACACCGGCTGGTCGGTGACCGGCATCTCCAGCGCGATGACGATCGGCTTTCTGGCGATGGCCTTTACCAGCATGGCCTGGGGCACGCTGTCGGACCGGTTCGGTCCGCTGCCGGTGGTGCTGACGGGATCGACCGTGCTGACGCTCAGCCTGTTCGCCGCGAGCCAGGCGACCTCGCTTCTGGTGTTCCAGATCGTGTTCGGCCTTCTGACCGGCGCGGCCTGCGCGGCGATCTTCGCGCCGATGATGGCGGCTGTCACCGGCTGGTTCGACACAAATCGCAGCCTCGCGGTGTCGCTGGTCTCGGCCGGCATGGGCATGGCGCCGATGACGATGTCGCCGTTCGCGGCCTGGCTCATCTCCGGCCACGACTGGCGGACCTCGATGCAGATCGTGGCGCTGGTGGTCGGCGCCATCATGATCCCGGTCTCGTTCCTGGTGCGCCGTCCGCCGGCGCTCGCGCAAGGCCCGGCCGCGCCCGCCGGCGAAGCCGCCGGACAAAACGAGATGTCGGTGGGCGAGGCGCTGCGCTCGCCGCAATTCATGGTCCTGCTCGCGACCAATTTCTTCTGCTGCGCCACCCATTCCGGCCCGATCATCCACACCGTCAGCTACGCCGTGAGCTGCGGCATCCCGCTGATCGCGGCGGTGACGATCTACAGCATCGAGGGGTTCGCCGGCCTCGGCGGCCGCATCGCCTTCGGCCTGATGGGCGACCGCTTCGGCGCCAAGCGCGTGCTGGTGTCGGGCCTGCTGCTGCAGGCATTCGGCGCGCTCGCCTATGTGTTCGCGAACCAGCTCACGACGTTCTATGCCGTCGGCGCCATCTTCGGCTTCATCTATGCCGGCACCATGCCGCTCTATGCCGTGCTCATCCGCGAGAACTTTCCGCTTCGGATGATGGGCACGGTGATCGGCGGCACGGCGATGGCCGGCAGCCTCGGCATGGCGACCGGCCCGCTCGCCGGCGGCCTGATCTATGACGCGTTCTCCAGCTACGCTTGGCTCTACATCGCATCCTGGGCGATGGGCCTCGGTGCCTTCCTGATGGCGATGACGTTCAGGCCGTTCGCAAAGCCGCAAGGGCAGGCGGCGCCGGCGGCGGCGTGA
- a CDS encoding cupin domain-containing protein, whose product MPKIDIATVPARKGSGYPAPFDAPCAERIRKRLGDAGGLGDFGVNLMRLPPGGWSSQRHWHSHEDEFVYILEGEVTLIEDGGETVLRAGDCAAFPKASGNGHHMINRSNATAVYLEIGSRSQEDLITCSDIDMMSPASDGRFLHKDGTPYPDK is encoded by the coding sequence ATGCCAAAGATCGACATCGCCACGGTGCCGGCCCGCAAGGGATCCGGCTACCCCGCCCCCTTCGATGCACCTTGCGCCGAACGTATCCGCAAGCGTCTCGGCGATGCCGGCGGCCTCGGGGATTTCGGGGTCAACCTGATGCGCCTGCCGCCCGGCGGCTGGTCGAGCCAGCGGCACTGGCATTCGCATGAGGACGAGTTCGTCTACATCCTCGAAGGCGAGGTGACGCTGATCGAGGATGGCGGCGAAACCGTGCTGCGCGCGGGCGATTGCGCGGCCTTCCCCAAGGCGAGCGGCAACGGCCATCATATGATCAACAGGTCGAATGCGACGGCGGTCTATCTCGAAATCGGCTCGCGCTCGCAGGAAGATCTCATCACCTGCTCCGACATCGACATGATGAGCCCGGCCTCGGACGGCCGCTTCCTGCACAAGGACGGCACGCCGTATCCAGACAAGTGA
- a CDS encoding DUF308 domain-containing protein, translating to MKNREIALEAADQAQWLKQYYFLRAAFSVAWVIAAFVIAPTSAAIAAALLVAYPAWDAAANYFDALRSGGLNQNRTQGLNVLVSLATTIAVILALQVSMNWVLGIFGAWAILAGLLQLGTAVRRWKRFGAQWAMVLSGGQSALAGGFFIFQAAMPAIPSIANVAGYAAVGALYFLVSAVWLTVSTGRRGAAL from the coding sequence ATGAAGAATCGTGAGATCGCTTTGGAAGCGGCCGACCAGGCGCAATGGCTGAAGCAATACTACTTCCTGCGTGCCGCGTTTTCCGTCGCCTGGGTCATTGCGGCCTTCGTGATCGCGCCAACGTCCGCGGCGATCGCAGCGGCGTTGCTCGTCGCCTATCCGGCCTGGGACGCCGCCGCCAACTATTTCGACGCGCTTCGAAGCGGCGGCTTGAACCAGAACCGCACGCAAGGCCTGAACGTGCTGGTCAGTCTGGCGACCACCATCGCGGTCATCCTGGCCTTGCAGGTGAGCATGAACTGGGTGCTCGGAATCTTCGGGGCCTGGGCGATCCTGGCCGGATTGCTCCAGCTCGGCACGGCCGTGCGCCGCTGGAAGCGTTTCGGCGCGCAATGGGCCATGGTGCTCAGCGGTGGCCAGTCGGCGCTCGCCGGCGGCTTCTTCATCTTTCAGGCCGCCATGCCAGCAATCCCGTCGATCGCGAACGTCGCGGGCTATGCCGCGGTCGGCGCGCTCTACTTCCTCGTCTCGGCGGTCTGGCTCACCGTCAGCACGGGGCGCCGTGGCGCAGCCCTCTGA
- a CDS encoding TetR/AcrR family transcriptional regulator: MTPTSSTADDILACARTLIIAGGYNGFSYADIADVVGIRKPSIHHHFASKVDLVRTLVSRYREEAQAGLSALERNVADPAEQLRNYAGYWEACIKDATAPFCVCALLASELPILPEEVALEVRAHFRALSSWLAAVMERGKRQGRLHLSGTARVEAEGFMATVHGAMLSARAYGDPKMFGTIIRPLLDRLSTRH, translated from the coding sequence ATGACCCCTACTTCCTCGACCGCCGACGACATTCTTGCCTGCGCGCGCACGCTGATCATCGCGGGTGGCTATAACGGCTTCAGTTACGCCGACATCGCCGATGTCGTCGGCATCCGCAAACCCAGCATCCATCACCATTTCGCCAGCAAGGTCGATCTGGTCCGCACCCTCGTGTCGCGCTATCGCGAGGAGGCCCAGGCGGGACTGTCGGCGCTGGAACGCAACGTCGCTGATCCCGCCGAGCAGCTCAGAAACTACGCTGGGTATTGGGAGGCGTGCATCAAGGACGCGACGGCTCCCTTCTGCGTCTGTGCGCTCCTGGCCAGCGAGCTTCCGATCCTGCCTGAGGAGGTGGCGCTCGAAGTCCGTGCGCATTTCCGCGCCCTCTCGTCCTGGCTGGCTGCGGTGATGGAGCGCGGCAAGCGGCAGGGCCGGCTCCATCTCTCCGGCACAGCGCGGGTCGAGGCGGAGGGATTCATGGCGACCGTTCACGGCGCGATGCTGTCGGCGCGCGCTTATGGCGATCCGAAGATGTTCGGAACCATCATCCGGCCGCTGCTGGACCGGCTTTCCACCAGGCACTGA
- a CDS encoding peptide deformylase, which translates to MTIRPIVRYPDRRLALPARPVTTFDDELRALAHDLLETMRAAPGIGITAPHIGVPLRLVVLELGDSEGPQTYVNPVIEWASPEMILHREGSVSMPGVNDEVQRHARVRISYQDLDGNSRTEDSEGLRAVCHQHEIDQLDGMFWIQRLSRLKRERLVKKFEKMGRS; encoded by the coding sequence ATGACCATCCGACCGATCGTGCGTTATCCCGACCGCCGGCTCGCGCTGCCTGCCCGCCCCGTCACCACTTTCGACGACGAGCTGCGCGCGCTCGCACATGATTTGCTCGAAACCATGCGCGCCGCGCCCGGCATCGGCATCACCGCGCCGCATATTGGCGTCCCCTTGCGGCTCGTCGTGCTCGAGCTCGGCGACAGCGAGGGCCCGCAGACCTACGTCAATCCGGTCATCGAATGGGCCTCACCCGAGATGATCCTGCACCGCGAGGGCAGCGTCTCGATGCCCGGCGTCAACGACGAGGTGCAGCGCCACGCGCGGGTTCGGATCAGCTATCAGGATCTCGACGGCAACTCTCGAACCGAGGACTCCGAGGGCTTGCGCGCCGTGTGCCATCAGCACGAGATCGACCAGCTCGACGGCATGTTCTGGATTCAGCGGCTGTCGCGGCTGAAGCGGGAGCGGCTGGTGAAGAAGTTCGAGAAGATGGGGCGATCGTAG
- a CDS encoding helix-turn-helix transcriptional regulator: MHVFEVLADPVRRRILELLGQNEMASGEVVAVIGAEFGITQAAVSQHLKVLRESGFAIVRAEAQRRLYSVDIAGLRAVDAWIDQFRNFWEPKLDALATEIARGKRERRNAPITKRSGKRA; encoded by the coding sequence ATGCACGTCTTCGAGGTCCTCGCCGATCCCGTGCGCCGCCGCATCCTCGAGCTGCTCGGCCAGAACGAAATGGCGTCCGGCGAGGTCGTCGCAGTGATCGGCGCCGAGTTCGGCATCACCCAGGCGGCCGTCTCGCAGCACCTCAAGGTGCTGCGCGAAAGCGGCTTTGCGATCGTTCGCGCCGAGGCGCAAAGGCGCCTCTACTCGGTCGACATTGCCGGGCTGCGCGCGGTGGATGCGTGGATCGATCAGTTCCGGAACTTCTGGGAGCCGAAGCTCGATGCGCTGGCGACCGAGATCGCGCGCGGCAAACGCGAGCGCCGCAACGCGCCGATCACCAAGCGGAGCGGGAAGAGGGCGTGA
- a CDS encoding SRPBCC family protein: MEIDVARVLGLVTRSVKNFDKDGRPASVVTLTRLYDTSVDDLWDAVTSKERIPRWFAPVEGDLRLGGRYQVKGNAGGTITSCTPPTHFAASWEFGGATSWIDVRLAAERQQARLTLEHTAIIEDHWNQFGPGAVGVGWDLALAGLERYLVTGASVDHETAEAWMGSPEGKDFMTTSGEAWRAAHVASGVDPDDAKQRSDRTIAFYRGEMPPDIAHPGTGS; encoded by the coding sequence ATGGAGATCGACGTCGCCAGGGTCCTCGGGCTCGTGACACGTTCAGTGAAGAATTTCGACAAGGATGGGAGACCGGCGAGCGTCGTGACCCTGACGCGGCTTTACGACACCAGCGTCGACGATCTCTGGGACGCCGTGACGAGCAAGGAGCGCATTCCGCGCTGGTTCGCGCCGGTCGAGGGCGACCTCCGGCTCGGCGGACGCTATCAGGTCAAGGGCAATGCTGGCGGCACCATCACGTCCTGTACGCCGCCGACCCATTTCGCCGCGTCATGGGAGTTCGGCGGCGCGACGAGCTGGATCGACGTCAGGCTGGCGGCGGAGCGGCAGCAGGCGCGTTTGACGCTTGAGCACACCGCGATCATCGAGGATCATTGGAATCAGTTTGGCCCGGGTGCGGTCGGGGTCGGCTGGGATCTCGCGCTCGCGGGGCTGGAGCGATATCTTGTGACCGGGGCATCGGTCGATCATGAGACGGCGGAGGCGTGGATGGGCTCGCCGGAGGGCAAGGACTTCATGACGACCAGCGGCGAGGCCTGGCGTGCGGCGCATGTCGCAAGCGGTGTCGATCCGGACGATGCGAAGCAGCGCTCGGACCGCACCATCGCGTTCTATCGCGGCGAGATGCCGCCGGACATCGCCCATCCCGGCACGGGAAGCTGA
- a CDS encoding AraC family ligand binding domain-containing protein — protein MKVRKFAITDASLERSPGQDGDIFAGNVIDQRHGGPITIGYGRYAPNQSLDETLAVDDVMLVLEGKLSVASNGNTVTAGPGEIVYMPKGEKVTIRSHEQGALTAYVTYPHWQEARE, from the coding sequence ATGAAAGTTCGCAAATTCGCCATCACCGATGCCTCGCTCGAACGCTCGCCGGGACAGGACGGCGATATCTTCGCCGGCAATGTGATCGACCAGCGTCACGGCGGGCCGATCACGATCGGCTACGGCCGCTACGCCCCGAACCAGAGCCTCGACGAGACGCTCGCGGTCGACGATGTCATGCTCGTCCTGGAAGGAAAGCTCTCGGTTGCGAGCAATGGCAACACCGTCACCGCCGGTCCCGGCGAGATCGTCTACATGCCGAAGGGCGAGAAGGTCACTATCCGCTCGCACGAGCAAGGCGCCCTCACCGCCTACGTCACCTACCCGCATTGGCAGGAGGCGCGTGAGTGA
- a CDS encoding serine hydrolase — protein MSVATAASQQPAAAETDPEALGWMRGFPPSPDRTITFQDGSFRSFPELRWAWSNIRQLVPTVNVWRGAGPASVLPREDHDIGAVPSITMDGRPMTFAKMLEETYTDGIAVLHRGRLIYERYFGALKPHKPHIGMSVTKSFTGVLAGILAAEGRIDPQALVTDYVPELKASGFGDARVHEVMDMTTGLAYTEIYTDKNSDVWALRRANGMAPIPPDYDGPTTIFDFLIAQKKQGEHGKAFAYKTVNTDVLAWIIRRVSGLTLSELLSERIWQPMGAEEDAHYHVDRIGTESGGGGLSTTLRDLARFGETMRNHGRFNGRQIVPSQVVEDIARGGDPDKFKPAGYTTLPGASYRNQWWVTHNAHGAYMARGVYGQGIYIDPKAEMVIARYASHPMAGNAANDPVTLPAYMALAKALMAGG, from the coding sequence ATGTCCGTCGCGACTGCCGCCAGCCAGCAGCCCGCTGCCGCTGAGACCGATCCCGAAGCCCTCGGCTGGATGCGGGGCTTTCCGCCGTCCCCCGACCGCACCATCACCTTCCAGGACGGCTCATTCCGCAGCTTCCCCGAATTGCGCTGGGCCTGGAGCAACATCCGCCAGCTGGTGCCCACCGTGAATGTCTGGCGCGGGGCAGGACCTGCATCGGTGTTGCCACGCGAAGATCACGATATCGGCGCGGTGCCTTCCATCACGATGGACGGGCGGCCCATGACCTTCGCAAAAATGCTGGAGGAGACGTATACCGACGGCATCGCCGTGCTGCACCGGGGCAGGCTGATCTATGAGCGCTATTTCGGCGCCTTGAAGCCGCACAAGCCGCATATCGGAATGTCCGTGACGAAGTCGTTCACCGGCGTGCTCGCCGGCATTCTGGCCGCCGAGGGCAGGATCGATCCGCAGGCGCTCGTGACGGACTATGTGCCGGAGCTGAAGGCCAGCGGGTTCGGCGATGCGCGTGTGCACGAGGTCATGGATATGACCACGGGGCTCGCCTACACCGAAATCTACACCGACAAGAACTCGGACGTGTGGGCCCTTCGGCGCGCCAACGGCATGGCGCCGATCCCGCCGGACTATGACGGCCCGACCACCATTTTCGATTTCCTGATCGCGCAGAAGAAGCAGGGCGAGCACGGCAAGGCCTTCGCCTACAAGACCGTCAACACCGACGTGCTGGCGTGGATCATCCGGCGCGTCAGCGGCCTGACGCTGTCCGAGCTCTTGTCCGAGCGGATCTGGCAGCCGATGGGCGCGGAGGAGGACGCGCATTATCACGTCGACCGCATCGGCACCGAGAGCGGCGGCGGCGGTCTCTCCACGACGCTGCGCGATCTCGCCCGCTTCGGCGAGACCATGCGCAATCACGGCCGCTTCAACGGCCGCCAGATCGTGCCGTCGCAAGTGGTCGAGGACATCGCGCGCGGCGGCGATCCTGATAAGTTCAAGCCGGCCGGCTACACCACGCTGCCCGGCGCGTCCTATCGCAACCAGTGGTGGGTCACGCACAACGCGCACGGCGCCTACATGGCGCGCGGCGTCTACGGCCAGGGCATCTACATCGATCCCAAGGCCGAGATGGTGATCGCGCGCTACGCCTCGCATCCGATGGCCGGTAACGCCGCCAACGATCCGGTGACGCTGCCGGCCTACATGGCGCTGGCGAAGGCGCTGATGGCGGGCGGGTAG
- the cydB gene encoding cytochrome d ubiquinol oxidase subunit II produces the protein MSIDLTLIWALLIATAVLLYVVMDGFDLGVGILFPAEAARAERDVMVNSVAPVWDGNETWLVLGGGGLFAVFPLAYATIFPALYMPLILMLLALVFRGVAFEMRFRARTSAGETWWDRAFSWGSFAAAFLQGVCLGAIVQGIRVEGRAYAGGWWDWLTPFSVLTGVALVVGYGLLGACWLIWKTDGALQARCRNYARVLGFATLGFIAVISLMMVIQSAAFRERWLTLPNMLYAAPVPVLLALLAWRFHRALAKGEDGMPFLCALGFFLLSYAGLGISMWPMIVPPSVTIWQAATHPSSQLFLLVGAAVLVPVILVYTGYVYWIFRGKVRHGEGYH, from the coding sequence ATGAGCATCGACCTCACACTGATTTGGGCGCTGTTGATCGCCACGGCCGTGTTGCTCTACGTGGTGATGGACGGCTTCGACCTTGGCGTCGGCATCCTGTTTCCGGCCGAGGCGGCAAGAGCCGAGCGCGACGTCATGGTCAATTCCGTGGCGCCGGTCTGGGACGGCAACGAAACCTGGCTCGTGCTGGGCGGCGGCGGATTGTTCGCGGTGTTTCCGCTGGCCTACGCCACGATCTTTCCCGCGCTTTACATGCCGCTCATTCTGATGCTGCTCGCCTTGGTGTTTCGCGGCGTCGCCTTCGAGATGCGGTTTCGGGCGCGGACATCCGCCGGTGAGACCTGGTGGGACCGCGCATTCTCGTGGGGCAGCTTTGCCGCGGCCTTCCTGCAAGGCGTCTGCCTCGGCGCCATCGTGCAGGGCATTCGCGTGGAGGGGCGTGCCTACGCCGGCGGTTGGTGGGATTGGCTCACTCCTTTCTCGGTGCTGACCGGAGTTGCCCTGGTTGTCGGTTACGGCCTGCTCGGCGCGTGCTGGCTGATCTGGAAGACGGACGGCGCCCTTCAGGCACGCTGCCGCAACTATGCACGCGTTCTCGGCTTTGCGACGCTCGGCTTCATCGCCGTCATATCCTTGATGATGGTCATCCAAAGCGCGGCCTTTCGCGAGCGATGGCTGACGCTGCCCAACATGCTTTACGCAGCGCCTGTGCCGGTCCTTCTGGCTCTGCTGGCATGGCGCTTTCACCGCGCGCTCGCAAAGGGTGAGGACGGGATGCCGTTCCTGTGCGCGCTGGGCTTTTTCCTGTTGTCCTATGCCGGGCTGGGGATCAGCATGTGGCCGATGATCGTGCCGCCTTCCGTCACGATCTGGCAGGCGGCCACGCATCCCAGCAGCCAGTTGTTCCTGCTCGTCGGCGCAGCGGTGCTGGTGCCGGTGATCCTTGTCTACACGGGCTACGTCTACTGGATCTTCCGCGGCAAGGTCCGTCACGGCGAGGGCTATCACTGA
- a CDS encoding cytochrome ubiquinol oxidase subunit I — protein sequence MSDLLPSALDLARFQFAFTVVWHFLFPAFTIGLASYLAVLEGLWLWTDRGAYLDTYRYWLKIFAVAFAMGVVSGIVMSYQFGTNWSVFADKTSPVLGPLLGYEVLTAFFLEAGFLGVMLFGLGRVGPRLHFVATCFVAGGTLLSAFWILAANSWMQTPTGHATGADGQFIPESWLAIIFNPSFPYRFAHTVTAAYLTTAMIVGAVGAWHLLRDRMNERARIMFSMAMWMAAIVAPMQLLIGDLHGVNSYHHQPTKVAAMEGHFETERRAPSILFGMPDADAGVTRGQIAIPGFASLYLTHSLDGEVKGLKAFPKDTWPTNIPLVFWAFRIMVGLGMLMIALGVASLILRWRDNLYDSPWLHRFAVAMGPSGLVAVTAGWTVTEAGRQPFTVYGLLRTADSVAPIAAPAVAASLAAFVVVYFVVFGAGIAYLFHLFRQAPEAGEHGPPQGQPVRTAGITPAPGLVNRETHGAEPRQAGIRP from the coding sequence ATGTCCGATTTACTGCCCAGCGCGTTGGATCTTGCGCGCTTCCAGTTCGCCTTCACGGTAGTCTGGCACTTCCTGTTTCCCGCCTTCACCATCGGATTGGCGAGCTATCTTGCCGTGCTCGAAGGCCTGTGGCTGTGGACGGACCGCGGCGCCTATCTCGATACCTATCGCTATTGGCTGAAGATCTTCGCTGTCGCTTTCGCCATGGGCGTCGTGTCGGGGATCGTCATGTCGTACCAGTTCGGCACCAACTGGTCGGTGTTTGCCGACAAGACATCGCCGGTGCTCGGGCCGCTCCTTGGCTACGAAGTGCTGACGGCATTCTTTCTCGAGGCCGGCTTCCTTGGGGTGATGCTGTTTGGCCTTGGCCGCGTCGGCCCACGCCTGCATTTCGTCGCGACCTGTTTCGTCGCGGGCGGCACCTTGCTCTCGGCCTTCTGGATTCTGGCGGCGAATTCCTGGATGCAGACGCCGACGGGACATGCCACGGGGGCGGACGGCCAGTTCATTCCCGAGAGCTGGCTCGCGATCATCTTCAACCCGTCATTCCCCTATCGGTTCGCCCATACGGTGACGGCGGCTTACCTGACGACCGCGATGATCGTGGGCGCGGTCGGCGCCTGGCATCTCCTGCGGGACAGGATGAACGAGCGCGCCCGCATCATGTTTTCGATGGCGATGTGGATGGCCGCGATCGTGGCGCCGATGCAGCTCCTGATCGGGGATCTGCACGGCGTGAATTCGTATCACCACCAGCCTACCAAGGTCGCCGCCATGGAAGGTCATTTCGAGACCGAGCGCCGCGCGCCTTCCATCCTGTTCGGCATGCCGGATGCCGATGCCGGCGTGACCCGCGGCCAGATTGCCATTCCCGGCTTCGCGAGTCTCTACCTCACGCACAGCCTCGATGGAGAGGTCAAGGGGCTGAAGGCGTTTCCGAAGGACACTTGGCCCACCAATATTCCGCTCGTGTTCTGGGCGTTCCGCATCATGGTCGGTCTGGGCATGCTGATGATCGCGCTGGGCGTGGCCTCGCTCATCCTGCGTTGGCGCGACAATCTCTATGACTCGCCATGGCTGCACCGCTTTGCGGTGGCGATGGGACCGTCCGGGCTCGTCGCGGTGACCGCCGGATGGACCGTGACAGAGGCTGGCCGACAGCCTTTCACGGTTTATGGATTGCTGCGGACGGCCGATAGCGTCGCGCCGATCGCCGCGCCGGCGGTGGCCGCGTCGCTCGCTGCATTCGTCGTGGTGTATTTCGTCGTGTTCGGCGCCGGCATCGCGTATCTGTTTCACCTCTTCCGCCAGGCGCCTGAAGCCGGCGAGCACGGACCGCCGCAAGGTCAGCCGGTGCGCACGGCCGGCATCACGCCGGCGCCAGGGCTTGTCAATCGCGAGACGCACGGAGCAGAACCAAGGCAGGCGGGGATCAGGCCATGA